A stretch of the Xiphias gladius isolate SHS-SW01 ecotype Sanya breed wild chromosome 21, ASM1685928v1, whole genome shotgun sequence genome encodes the following:
- the LOC120806959 gene encoding green-sensitive opsin-like, translating to MAWEGGIEPNGTEGKNFYIPMSNRTGIVRNPFEYPQYYLADPIMFKLLAFYMFFLICTGTPINGLTLMVTAQNKKLRQPLNYILVNLAVAGLIMCSFGFTITITSAVNGYFVLGATACAVEGFMATLGGEVALWSLVVLAIERYIVVCKPMGSFKFTGTHAAAGVAFTWIMASACAAPPLFGWSRYLPEGMQCSCGPDYYTLAPGFNNESYVIYMFVVHFFVPVFLIFFTYGSLVLTVKAAAAQQQESESTQKAEREVTRMCILMVFGFLVAWVPYATFAAWIFLNKGAAFSALTAAIPAFFAKSSALYNPVIYVLMNKQFRNCMLSAIGMGGMVEDETSVSASKTEVSSVS from the exons ATGGCTTGGGAAGGAGGAATTGAACCAAATGGCACGGAGGGCAAGAATTTCTACATTCCCATGTCCAACAGGACTGGAATTGTTAGAAATCCTTTTGAATACCCACAGTACTATTTGGCAGATCCCATCATGTTCAAGCTTCTAGCTTTCTACATGTTTTTCCTGATCTGTACTGGAACTCCCATCAACGGCTTGACATTGATGGTCACAGCTCAGAACAAGAAGCTCCGGCAACCTCTCAACTACATCCTGGTCAACCTGGCTGTGGCTGGACTCATCATGTGCTCCTTTGGATttaccatcaccatcacctcAGCTGTTAACGGCTACTTTGTTCTTGGAGCCACTGCCTGTGCTGTTGAGGGATTCATGGCCACACTGGGAG GGGAAGTTGCTCTCTGGTCTCTGGTTGTCCTGGCTATTGAGAGATACATTGTTGTCTGCAAACCCATGGGAAGCTTCAAATTCACTGGAACTCACGCAGCAGCTGGAGTCGCTTTCACCTGGATCATGGCTTCTGCATGCGCCGCTCCCCCACTGTTTGGCTGGTCCAG GTACCTTCCTGAGGGCATGCAGTGCTCCTGCGGACCTGACTACTACACTCTGGCCCCTGGCTTCAACAACGAATCATACGTCATCTACATGTTTGTCGTCCACTTCTTCGTTCCTGTCTTCCTCATTTTCTTCACTTATGGAAGCCTTGTGCTGACAGTCAAAGCC GCTGCAGCCCAGCAGCAGGAGTCAGAGTCCACCCAGAAAGCTGAAAGAGAAGTGACACGTATGTGCATCCTGATGGTCTTTGGCTTCCTGGTAGCCTGGGTACCTTATGCCACTTTTGCCGCCTGGATTTTCCTGAACAAGGGAGCTGCCTTCTCTGCCCTGACTGCAGCCATCCCTGCCTTCTTTGCAAAGAGCTCAGCTCTGTATAATCCTGTTATCTATGTGCTGATGAACAAACAG TTCCGTAACTGTATGCTGAGCGCTATTGGAATGGGCGGCATGGTGGAGGATGAGACCTCAGTTTCGGCCAGCAAGACAGaagtgtcctctgtctcttaa